CATTGATTTTATCTAGCGTATCTTTTGTGTTTTTGATCATTTCATTTAATTTATTTTTTAAATCTTCAACATGAGGGTTTGATGCAGTTTCTCCTACTTGATAAACAAAAAAACCATTACTAGCTTTCTCTAAAATATCACTTGCTTCTTCAATTACAATTTCATCTTTCTTAAGACCGGCTCTTACTTTATCCATATAAGAATTAAATAGCTGCGATACTTCACCTATTTCATCTTTTGATTCTACATTTAATGAAATTGATGGATCATTTGATTCAAGTAAGTTTTCAAAACCTTTTTTAAGTTTTTCAATTGGATTTGTAGCTTTTTTAACAATAAGTAATATTAGTATAATTGTTAACAATCCTAAAACAGCCGATATAAATGAAATATATAATACTAATTCTGAGATTTCACTATCTGCTTTGTCAAGGGAAAATGTTAAGTCCATTACACCAATTACATCACCTTCTTTTTGATTTGCATGACACATTAGACATTCTTGTGTTGCAATCATAGGCTTAATCATTCTAATATTATGACCTTGATTATTGTTTGTTTCTAAAAGGGCAGATTTTTTACTTTTAAATGCTTTTATAGTTTCTATATCTTTAGTGAAAATAGATTCAGAAGGATATAATTCCATTAATTCTTTGCTTTTTGCAACTGTGAGATTTTTTACACCCTCAATTTTTCTAGCATCATCTTCTGCTTTTGCAATTTGAGCAGGATCTCCAGTGTTCATTGCATTTTTTAAACTTTGGAACATTGCTGCATTTAGCATCGCAAGATTTTCTTTTTTATTAGTAATCAAGTCTTCTGATACTTTTGAAGTACTTAAAATAACAATTGCAATACTTGAAATTGTCATTAAAATAAAGAGTGCAAAAATAATCTTATTACTAATTTTTTTTGTTATTAAATCAATCATGATACTAACCTTTTAGTTTAAGTACAAATATTATATAATTATATTAATTTATAGAATATTAAATTAGACGATTAGTTGTACAAAGAGAAGAATTAATGATAGTAGGCCTTATAGGTAAAATAATTAAAAAAGAACCAACATTATTAAATGTTAATGTTAATGGGATAATTTATGAAATATTTGTTTCACTAAATTGTAGTTCAAAAATTATTAGTGATGATGTGACATTAGATATTACACACATAATTAGAGAAGATTCTCAAACTTTATATGGTTTTTTAGACTCAAGTGAAAAAAAGCTTTTTGATACAGTTATCAAAATAAATGGTGTTGGACCAAAAGTTGCACTTGCAATTTGTTCAACATTTACTCCTTCATCTTTTGCGCAAATAGTAAATGAAAACGATGTTTCAATGCTAAAAAGAGTACCTGGTATTGGTCCTAAAGGTGCTAGTCGTATTTTAGTAGAACTTTCAGGAATAGTTATTGACTTAAATGCAGAAGATGATAGTAGCAGTAATTCTGCTTCTTTAGAAGCATCATTAGCTTTAGAATCATTAGGATTTAAAAAAGATGTTTTAGCAAAAGTTTTAAAAACTTGTACTTCTACAAATACAAGCGATTTAGTAAAAGAAGCATTAAAAAAATTACAAAAATAGAAATCAAGGGAATTTAATGAAAATAGCAGTAGTTTTTGGTGGGGTTAGTTTTGAACATGAAATTTCAATTGTAAGTTCAATTGCAATGAAAGATGTGTTAAGTGATGAATTAGTTTATATATTTTTAGATGAAAATAGAGACTTTTATCATATTCCAACTAACACTATTAAATCAAAATTATTTAGCTCAGGTGAGTATAAAAAATGTGATAAAGTTACTATTTCAAAAAATGGTTTCTTTAAAAAAGCAGGACTTTTAGGAAAAGATAAACCTATAGATTTTGATGTTGTTTTAAACCTTTCTCATGGTGGAGATGGTGAAGATGGTATTTTATCTTCAGTATTAGAATTTTTTAATATCCCTTTTATTGCACCAAGAACAGAAGCATGTGTTGTTAGTTCAAATAAATTTTTAACAAAAGGTTATGCTTCTTCTGTTGATGTTAAAACTATTGATTATAAATATTACACAAAAGGTGATAGTGTTACAGTTGATACTTTTCCTGTAATTGTAAAGCCAGTTAGACTTGGTTCTTCAATTGGTGTAGCAATTGTTAAAACACAAGAAGAATTAGATTATTCTTTAGATGTTGCATATGAGTTTGATAATGCAATAATTATTGAACCTTTTATTTCAGGTGTTAAAGAATACAACTTAGCAGGTACTAAAGTAAATGGTGAATTTAAATTCTCAATTATAGAAGAGCCTCAAAAAACAGAATTTTTAGATTTTGATAAAAAATATTTAGATTTTTCAAGAACTTCAAAAGCTGTAGAAGTTGATTTAGGTGAAGAATTAAATGCAAAAGTAAAAGATGCTTTTGAAAAGATTTACAATAATTTATTTGAAGGTTCAATAATTAGATGTGATTTCTTTATAGTTGATAATGAAGTTTATTTAAATGAAATAAATTCAATCCCAGGTTCTATGGCAAACTATTTATTCTCTAATTTTGATACTTTATTTAAAAGTGTTGCAACTTCATTACCAAGAAAAAAACATATTCCAGTTACTTATGAATATGTAAATAAAATTCATGCAAGCAAAGGCAAATAACTTTGGCATTAAAAAGTGTAAGTATTGATAATAAAACTTATGATATTTCTTATGAAATTGTAAATCCTTCTTGTAAAAAAGATATAGTTTTTTTACATGGTTGGGGCTCAAATAAAGATATTATGAAAAATGTATTCTCACCTTATTTAAATGATTTTAGACATATTTATATTGATATGCCAGGTTTTGGGAAAAGCTCAAATGAATACGAACTAAAAACTCAAGATTACACTAAAATTATAGATGAATTTTTAAAACTTTTAAACTCTACAAAAGATGTAATTACAGGTCACTCTTATGGTGGAAAAGTTGCTACTTCTTTAAATCCTAAAAATCTAGTTCTTTTAAGTACAGCAGGTATTTTAGAAGAAAAATCTTTTGAAGTAAAAGCTAAAATTGCAATTGCAAAATTCTTTAATGCACTTGGTTTAAAAAATATTACAAAAGTGTTCAGAAGTTCAGATGTTAATACTATGAATGAAGGAATGTATTCAACATTTAAAAATGTTGTAAATGAAGATTTCTCACAAAACTTTAAAGATTATAAAAATAATGCCTTAATTTTTTGGGGAGAAAAAGATACAGCTACATCTTTAGAATCTGGTAAAAAAATTGCATCTTTAATTGATTCATCAACTTTTATATCTTATGATGGAGATCATTACTTCTTTGTAAAAAATGCAAAAGATATAAGCGAGAGAATAGAAAATGGAATACTTTAATTTATTTACACAAATTTTATTAATTATGTGTTTAGGTTATTACCTAATCACAAACTTACAGTGGTACAACTATAAACTAGAACGAGTTGTTTTAAAACATCATAAATGGCAATGGCATATAACTTACTTTTTTACTCCTATTGTACTTTTTTATTTAATACCAACTATTTACTATTCAATATATTTTTATGTATTGTATTTAACAAGTTTTATTATATGGAATAGAAAACTTGACCGTCCTGTTGTTTTAACATCTAGAGTGAAAAGATTTCTAGCAATACTTTTATTCGCAACATTTGCAATTTCTGGTTTATGTTTAGCAAGTCCTGAATGTAATAATACCTTTGTATTTATTCCTTTAATAATCGCTTATGTAGTATCACTAGTATTAGAAAAAATATTCTTTATATCTTTTAAACATAAAGGAAAGCAAAGAGTTCATAGTATTACTGGTTTAAAAATTATTGCAATTACTGCATCTTACGGAAAAACATCAATTAAAAACTACTTACATCATGTTTTAAAGAAAAAATATAAAACATACAAAACTCCAAGATCTGTAAATACAATTGGTGGAATTGTATTAGATGTAAATAGAGATATTCCTCTTGATACACAAATATACATTGCAGAAGCAGGTGCTAGAGAAAAAGGTGACATTGAAGAAATATCAATGTTTCTTGAACCTCAAATTTGTGTGATTGGTAGTGTTGGAGAGCAACACATTGAATATTTTAAGACCTTAGATAATATTATTCATACAAAAATGGAACTTTTAAAATCTCCTCGAATGCAAAAAGGTTTTGTTCACGAAAGTGTACCTATTAAAGATTATGAAACTATTACAAAATTTCCAAATAACTTACATATTACAAAAAGCTCACTAGATGGCATTTGGTTTGATGTGGAAGTAAATGGTAATTTAGAACATTTCCATGCACCAATTCTTGGAAGTTTTAATGCAATTAATTTAACAGCAGTAATATTAGTTGCTCATGAATTAGGTATGAGTATTGATGAGATTAAACTTGCACTAAAATCTTTACCTCAAGTTGAACATAGATTACAACTTATAAAAGCAGGTGGAAAAGTAATTGTTGATGATTCTTTTAATGGAAATTTAGAAGGAATGCTTGAAGCTGTAAATATCTGTTCTACTTATGAAGGTAGAAAGGTAATTATAACGCCAGGTTTAGTTGAATCAACAGATGAAGCAAATATCTTACTTGCAAAAGAAATAAACGAAAAATTTGATTATGTAATTTTAACAGGAAGTTTAAATACTCAATTATTAAGTGCACACATAGATTCACAAAAAATATTTATTTTAAAAGATAAAGCTTTAATGGAAAATACCTTGGCTGAGCAAACACGAGTAGGGGATCTAATACTTTTTGCAAATGATGCACCAAACTTTATATAGGATATAAAATGGAACACTTATATGCACCATGGCGATATGAATATGTTAGTGAAGAAAAAATTGAAGGATGTATTTTTTGTCATATATCTAAAAATATAGATGATGAAAAACTTCAAGTTCTTTTTAGTGATGAATTTTGTTATGTTGTTATGAATAAGTTTCCATACTCACCAGGTCATATGATGGTTATTCCACACTTTCACACAGATAAAATTGAAGAACTAGATGATAATACTTGGAACGCTATGAGTGTAAGAGTAAGACAAGGGGTAAAGCTTTTAAAAGATGTTATGTCTTGTGAAGGTGTAAATATTGGTATGAATCTTGGAAAAGCAGCAGGAGCTGGAATTGAACAGCATGTTCACTATCATATGCTTCCTAGATGGCTTGGCGATACAAATTTTATTACTTCAATTGCAACAGCTAGAGTTTATCCTGCAAATTTTGACGAAATTTATACAAAGTTAAAATCTAAATCAAATAAATATTTTATTTAATCAATTATGTAGTAAAATTCTAAATTATTAATTTAGGATTTATATCTATGAAAAACTCACTTAAAAACTTTTATAAGAACAACTTTACTTATTCAGGAAAAGAAAAACTATCAAAACTAACAATATTATTTATAATACTTCTTAATATATTTGTTTTTATAACAATTGGATTAGGAATTGATTTTCAAATAAAAGTTTTAAATAATCCAAATACATCTTTTTCTTCACAGTGTAGAAATATTCTAAACTCTAAAAGTCTAAACGATTACAATAATTATATTTTTATGTCAGGAACATACAATAGTAAATATCAAAGTATTAAAAATTTAGAAATTGATGAGAGGTGTACTACTATTATTGATACTAAATTAGATGCAGTTAAAAAAGAGCATAATATTAAAGTATTAAGACAAAATGAAAGAATACTAAATAACAAGCAAAATAAGATAAATAATGAATTATCGTATTTAAGAGAAAATTATAATACAGTATTATTTGAAAAAATGTCGGCACAAAAATCTGATAAATCAATTATAAAAGATGATATCTCATCTGAGAATATAAAAGAAAAATACAACTCGTACTTAGAAGAAAATGAAAAGTTAAAAAAAGAAAAGCAAAATATCAGAAAGGAATTTACTGATTCTAAAAGTGTAAAAGAATTAAATGCCTTTGTTAACATTAATAAAAAACAAATATTAGATGATTATAAAACTCAAAGTAAATCTTACGCACTTAAAAAAGAGTTAATTACATTAATATTTTTATTACCACTTTTTTTATTGTCATTTTATATAATGAAAAGGTATTTAAAGAATGAAAAATACACATTATATGTAATGTTCAAAAACATTGTAGTAGTTATATTAATTCCAATAGTTATTTCTGTATTAACTCTAATTTATATGTTACTACCAAAAGTCTTTCTTGAAAAAGTATTAAAATTCTTTTATGAAATAGAAGTACCTTTTGTAGTGTATTATTTTGCAATTGCTTTTTTTGTATTTGTTTTTGGATATTTAATAGTAAAAATTCAAAAAAGATTTAGAGAAAATCAGAAAAAACTAGAAGAAAATTCTATTTCAAATACTGAAAGTTATAACAAAAGTATTTGTTTTAAATGTTCTAATAAAGTAGACTACTTAAATATGAGCTTTTGTCCATGTTGTAAAAATGAATTAAAAGTTAAATGTCCTAATTGTAATAAGGAAACGATAAAGAATTTGAAGCATTGTTATAATTGCGGTAATGATCTAAAATAAATAGTTGAACTTAAGTTTTAAACTTATTACTAACTTAAAAACATATTCAAAATACAATAGTTATCCTTTTTAAAAGGAAATAAATTAGTGCTTTTTCAATACAAAACCCCATTATACTTGACATTTAATCCCATTTAAGTTATAATCCGCGTCCATAAAAAGGGTTAGAGTGCGATTTATCGTGTATCTAACGAGTTCTTTAAAGGAAAAAAATGGAAAAAATTAGATTAAAGTTAAAAGCTTACGATCACAGAGTTTTAGACAGAAGTGTTGCTTCAATAGTTGAAGCTGTTAAGAGAACTGGTGCTGAGTTGAGAGGTCCTATACCTTTACCAACAAAGATTAGAAGATATACAGTTCTAAAAGGTCCTCACGTTAATAAGGATTCTAGAGAGCAATTTGAAATCAGAGTTCATTCAAGAATGATTGATATTATAGCTGCAACTCCAGATACAGTAGATTCATTAATGAAACTTGACTTAGCTCCAGAAGTTGATGTTGAAGTTAGATCTATGGGTCAAGAATAAGAAAGGGTAATAAATGGAATTTATCGTAGAAAAAATTGGTATGAGTAGAACTGTTTCAGTTCCTGCTGTTCCTGTTACACTTTTAAGAGTTCTTGATACTAAGGTATGTGAAGTGACTGACGGTGTAGCATTTGTTTCTTATGCATCTGGTAAAAAGATGAATAAAACAATTGAAGGGCAACAAAAGAAATTCGACTTATCTAAAGAGTTTAACAGATTTGCAACTTTAGAAGTAGCAAACACTGAAGCTGGTGATTTAGATGTAAGTGGTTTATCAGAAGCAAAAGTATTAAAAACAACTTTTAACACTAAAGGTAGAGGTTTCTCTGGTGTAGTTAAAAGATGGAACTTTGCAGGTGGTAGAGCATCTCACGGTCATAGAATGGGTAAAAGAACTGGTTCAATTGGTAATGCTGAATGGCCAGGTAGAGTTCAACCAGGTAAGAAAATGCCAGGACAATACGGAAATACAACTGTTAGCGTTAAAAATGATGTAGTATCATTTGATGCAGAAACTGGAATTTTAGTAGTAAAAGGTTCAGTATCTGGTGCAAACGGTAGATTAGGAAAAGTAAAGGTTGCTAAATGAGTAATGCAATAGTATTAAATGACAAATTTGAAGCTAATGGTGATGTAGCATTACCAGCTAAGTTTGCTGAGATTAACTCTCACAACTTATATTTATATGCTAAATCATACTTAGCAGCTCAAAGAGCAAATACTGCTAGAGTTAAAAATAGATCAGAAGTTAGAGGTGGTGGTAAAAAACCTAAAGCTCAAAAAGGTTCTGGTGGTGCTAGATGGGGTTCTAAAAGATCTCCTTTATTCGTTGGTGGGGGTCAAGTTTTTGGTCCTACTAAGAGAAACTATGTACAAAAAGTAAATAAAAAACAAAAAGCTTTAGCATTAAGTTTTGCCTTAAATGCACAAGCTGAAAATGGTTCTTTATTTATAACTGATTCAATTACAGTTGAATCTGGTAAAACAAAAGACGCACTAGCGATTTTAAACAAATTAAACCAAAGAGATACTCTAGTTGTAGTTGATACAATTGATGAGAAAACATACTTAGCGTTTAGAAATGTTAAAAATTGTTACATGATTGAAAAGCAAGAAGTTAACGCTTATTTAATTGCAGCATACCATTCAGTACTAATTGAAAAATCAGTATTTGAATCATTAACAAAAGAGGCTTAAGATGGCAGATATAACAGATATTAAAGCAATATTATATACAGAAAAAACGATTGAGCTTCAAGAAAATGGTGTAATCGTTGTTCAAACTAGTCCAAGAATGACTAAGAATGGACTAAAAGAAGTATTTAAAGAATATTTTGGTGTTACTCCATCAAAAGTTAATTCTTTAAGACAAAATGGAAAAGTTAAAAGATTTAAAGGGAAATTAGGTGCTAGACCAGATTTCAAAAAATTCTATGTAACATTACCAGAGGGCGCTGAAATAGCGAACCTTTCAGCTTAAGGAGATATGAATGGCAATTAAAAAATTTAGACCAATAACTCCTGCAAGAAGATTTATGTCTGTAATGGATACTTCTGATATTACTTCTAAACCAACAGTTAGATCTTTACTTGTAAGAGTAAAAGCTGCAGCTGGTAGAAATAATAACGGTAGAATCACTTCTAGACACAAAGAAGCAGGTGCTAAGAAATTATATAGAATTATTGATTTCAAAAGAAATAAATTCGGTGTAGAGGGTACTGTTTCAACTATTGAGTACGACCCATACAGAAACTGTAGAATTTGTTTAGTAACTTATGCTGATGGTGATAAAAGATATATCTTACAACCTTCTGGTTTAAAAGTTGGTGCTAAAATTCAAGCTGCTGAGTCAGGACTTGATATTTTACCAGGTAACGCAATGAGATTAATCAATATTCCAGTTGGTACTATGGTTCATAACATTGAAATGAAACCAGGTAAAGGTGGACAAATCGCTAGATCTGCTGGTGGATATGCTCAAATCATGGGTAGAGAAGATAAGTATGTTATTCTTAGACTTCCTTCAGGTGAAATGAGAAAAATTCTTTCTGTTTGTATTGCAACAATTGGTATTGTTGGAAATGAAGACTTCTCTAATATGGTTATCGGTAAAGCTGGTAGACAAAGACATTTAGGTAAGAGACCACAAACAAGAGGTTCTGCAATGAACCCAATTGATCACCCGCATGGTGGTGGTGAAGGTAAAACTAACTCTGGAAGACATCCTGTTACTCCATGGGGTATGCCAACTAAAGGTTATAAAACTAGAAAGAAAAAAGCTAGTGATAAACTAATCATTTCAAGAAAAAAGAAGTAAGGGTTTAAGATGTCAAGATCAATAAAAAAAGGTCCATTTATAGACGCACACTTATTAAAGAAAGTTCAAAAAGCTGTTGAAGCTAATGATAAAAAACCAATCAAAACTTGGTCAAGAAGATCTATGATCTTACCAGATATGATTGGACTTACTTTTAATGTGCACAATGGAAGAAACTTCGTTCCTGTAAATGTTACAGAGAACCATGTTGGATATAAATTAGGTGAATTTGCACCTACTAGAACGTTTAAGGGCCATAAAGGTTCTGTTCAAAGAAAGGCGTAATTGATGGCAAGAGCAATATTAAAATTTATTAGACTTTCTCCTACAAAAGCAAGATTAATTGCTAGAGAAGTTCAAGGTATGAATGCTGAATATGCAATCGCATCATTAGAATTTACTCCTAACAAGGCTGCTGGAATTATTTCTAAAGTAATTGCATCTGCTGTAGCAAATGCAGGTTTAGAACCAGAAAATGCTGTTATTACTTCTGCAAGAGTTGATAACGGTCCAGTTCTTAAGAGATTTACTCCAAGAGCAAGAGGAAGTGCTTCTCCAAAGCATAAACCAACTGCACATATTATGATTGAAGTAGCTGCTGCTGAAAAAGGAGACAAGTAATGGGTCAAAAAGTTAATCCAATAGGTTTAAGATTAGGTATCAATAGAAACTGGGAATCAAGATGGTTTCCAAAATTTTCTACAATGCCAGCAAACGTTTCTGAAGACGATAAAATTAGAAAATTCATTAAAAAAGAATTATACTATGCAGGTGTTGCATCTACTATCGTTGAAAGAACTGCTAAAAAAATTAGAGTAACAATCGTTGCTGCTAGACCTGGTATCGTTATCGGTAAAAAAGGTGCAGACGTTGAGAAATTAAAAGCTAATCTTTCTAAATTAGTTGGAAAAGAAATTGCTGTTAATATTAAAGAAGAGAGAAAACCACAATTATCTGGTCAACTTTCAGCTGAAAATGTTGCACAACAATTAGAAAGAAGAGTTGCATTCAGAAGAGCTATGAAAAGAGTTATGCAAAATGCACTTAAAGGCGGAGCTAAAGGTATTAAAGTTTCTGTTTCTGGTAGACTTGGTGGAGCTGAAATGGCTAGAACTGAGTGGTATTTAGAAGGTAGAGTTCCTTTACATACATTAAGAGCTAGAATTGATTACGGTTTTGCTGAAGCTCATACAACTTACGGTTGTATTGGTATTAAAGTTT
This sequence is a window from Poseidonibacter parvus. Protein-coding genes within it:
- the ruvA gene encoding Holliday junction branch migration protein RuvA, with translation MIVGLIGKIIKKEPTLLNVNVNGIIYEIFVSLNCSSKIISDDVTLDITHIIREDSQTLYGFLDSSEKKLFDTVIKINGVGPKVALAICSTFTPSSFAQIVNENDVSMLKRVPGIGPKGASRILVELSGIVIDLNAEDDSSSNSASLEASLALESLGFKKDVLAKVLKTCTSTNTSDLVKEALKKLQK
- a CDS encoding D-alanine--D-alanine ligase produces the protein MKIAVVFGGVSFEHEISIVSSIAMKDVLSDELVYIFLDENRDFYHIPTNTIKSKLFSSGEYKKCDKVTISKNGFFKKAGLLGKDKPIDFDVVLNLSHGGDGEDGILSSVLEFFNIPFIAPRTEACVVSSNKFLTKGYASSVDVKTIDYKYYTKGDSVTVDTFPVIVKPVRLGSSIGVAIVKTQEELDYSLDVAYEFDNAIIIEPFISGVKEYNLAGTKVNGEFKFSIIEEPQKTEFLDFDKKYLDFSRTSKAVEVDLGEELNAKVKDAFEKIYNNLFEGSIIRCDFFIVDNEVYLNEINSIPGSMANYLFSNFDTLFKSVATSLPRKKHIPVTYEYVNKIHASKGK
- a CDS encoding alpha/beta fold hydrolase; amino-acid sequence: MALKSVSIDNKTYDISYEIVNPSCKKDIVFLHGWGSNKDIMKNVFSPYLNDFRHIYIDMPGFGKSSNEYELKTQDYTKIIDEFLKLLNSTKDVITGHSYGGKVATSLNPKNLVLLSTAGILEEKSFEVKAKIAIAKFFNALGLKNITKVFRSSDVNTMNEGMYSTFKNVVNEDFSQNFKDYKNNALIFWGEKDTATSLESGKKIASLIDSSTFISYDGDHYFFVKNAKDISERIENGIL
- a CDS encoding Mur ligase family protein, producing MEYFNLFTQILLIMCLGYYLITNLQWYNYKLERVVLKHHKWQWHITYFFTPIVLFYLIPTIYYSIYFYVLYLTSFIIWNRKLDRPVVLTSRVKRFLAILLFATFAISGLCLASPECNNTFVFIPLIIAYVVSLVLEKIFFISFKHKGKQRVHSITGLKIIAITASYGKTSIKNYLHHVLKKKYKTYKTPRSVNTIGGIVLDVNRDIPLDTQIYIAEAGAREKGDIEEISMFLEPQICVIGSVGEQHIEYFKTLDNIIHTKMELLKSPRMQKGFVHESVPIKDYETITKFPNNLHITKSSLDGIWFDVEVNGNLEHFHAPILGSFNAINLTAVILVAHELGMSIDEIKLALKSLPQVEHRLQLIKAGGKVIVDDSFNGNLEGMLEAVNICSTYEGRKVIITPGLVESTDEANILLAKEINEKFDYVILTGSLNTQLLSAHIDSQKIFILKDKALMENTLAEQTRVGDLILFANDAPNFI
- a CDS encoding HIT family protein, with product MEHLYAPWRYEYVSEEKIEGCIFCHISKNIDDEKLQVLFSDEFCYVVMNKFPYSPGHMMVIPHFHTDKIEELDDNTWNAMSVRVRQGVKLLKDVMSCEGVNIGMNLGKAAGAGIEQHVHYHMLPRWLGDTNFITSIATARVYPANFDEIYTKLKSKSNKYFI
- a CDS encoding zinc ribbon domain-containing protein; the protein is MKNSLKNFYKNNFTYSGKEKLSKLTILFIILLNIFVFITIGLGIDFQIKVLNNPNTSFSSQCRNILNSKSLNDYNNYIFMSGTYNSKYQSIKNLEIDERCTTIIDTKLDAVKKEHNIKVLRQNERILNNKQNKINNELSYLRENYNTVLFEKMSAQKSDKSIIKDDISSENIKEKYNSYLEENEKLKKEKQNIRKEFTDSKSVKELNAFVNINKKQILDDYKTQSKSYALKKELITLIFLLPLFLLSFYIMKRYLKNEKYTLYVMFKNIVVVILIPIVISVLTLIYMLLPKVFLEKVLKFFYEIEVPFVVYYFAIAFFVFVFGYLIVKIQKRFRENQKKLEENSISNTESYNKSICFKCSNKVDYLNMSFCPCCKNELKVKCPNCNKETIKNLKHCYNCGNDLK
- the rpsJ gene encoding 30S ribosomal protein S10 is translated as MEKIRLKLKAYDHRVLDRSVASIVEAVKRTGAELRGPIPLPTKIRRYTVLKGPHVNKDSREQFEIRVHSRMIDIIAATPDTVDSLMKLDLAPEVDVEVRSMGQE
- the rplC gene encoding 50S ribosomal protein L3, coding for MEFIVEKIGMSRTVSVPAVPVTLLRVLDTKVCEVTDGVAFVSYASGKKMNKTIEGQQKKFDLSKEFNRFATLEVANTEAGDLDVSGLSEAKVLKTTFNTKGRGFSGVVKRWNFAGGRASHGHRMGKRTGSIGNAEWPGRVQPGKKMPGQYGNTTVSVKNDVVSFDAETGILVVKGSVSGANGRLGKVKVAK
- the rplD gene encoding 50S ribosomal protein L4 yields the protein MSNAIVLNDKFEANGDVALPAKFAEINSHNLYLYAKSYLAAQRANTARVKNRSEVRGGGKKPKAQKGSGGARWGSKRSPLFVGGGQVFGPTKRNYVQKVNKKQKALALSFALNAQAENGSLFITDSITVESGKTKDALAILNKLNQRDTLVVVDTIDEKTYLAFRNVKNCYMIEKQEVNAYLIAAYHSVLIEKSVFESLTKEA
- a CDS encoding 50S ribosomal protein L23, with the translated sequence MADITDIKAILYTEKTIELQENGVIVVQTSPRMTKNGLKEVFKEYFGVTPSKVNSLRQNGKVKRFKGKLGARPDFKKFYVTLPEGAEIANLSA
- the rplB gene encoding 50S ribosomal protein L2; this translates as MAIKKFRPITPARRFMSVMDTSDITSKPTVRSLLVRVKAAAGRNNNGRITSRHKEAGAKKLYRIIDFKRNKFGVEGTVSTIEYDPYRNCRICLVTYADGDKRYILQPSGLKVGAKIQAAESGLDILPGNAMRLINIPVGTMVHNIEMKPGKGGQIARSAGGYAQIMGREDKYVILRLPSGEMRKILSVCIATIGIVGNEDFSNMVIGKAGRQRHLGKRPQTRGSAMNPIDHPHGGGEGKTNSGRHPVTPWGMPTKGYKTRKKKASDKLIISRKKK
- the rpsS gene encoding 30S ribosomal protein S19; translation: MSRSIKKGPFIDAHLLKKVQKAVEANDKKPIKTWSRRSMILPDMIGLTFNVHNGRNFVPVNVTENHVGYKLGEFAPTRTFKGHKGSVQRKA
- the rplV gene encoding 50S ribosomal protein L22 yields the protein MARAILKFIRLSPTKARLIAREVQGMNAEYAIASLEFTPNKAAGIISKVIASAVANAGLEPENAVITSARVDNGPVLKRFTPRARGSASPKHKPTAHIMIEVAAAEKGDK
- the rpsC gene encoding 30S ribosomal protein S3, with the protein product MGQKVNPIGLRLGINRNWESRWFPKFSTMPANVSEDDKIRKFIKKELYYAGVASTIVERTAKKIRVTIVAARPGIVIGKKGADVEKLKANLSKLVGKEIAVNIKEERKPQLSGQLSAENVAQQLERRVAFRRAMKRVMQNALKGGAKGIKVSVSGRLGGAEMARTEWYLEGRVPLHTLRARIDYGFAEAHTTYGCIGIKVWIFKGEVLAKGIPAEKTEEEKPKRRPQKRRGK